The following are encoded in a window of Sphaerisporangium siamense genomic DNA:
- a CDS encoding helix-turn-helix domain-containing protein: MRQPDGTTYSYEQAAREITRRGTPVSHTTLWKLRTGRTDDLSVSHLVAIADFFGVEPAYFFDDAYAAQANVRLELLPAMKDAGVRRIAMRAAGLSHSSIENIANMIAHLRTLEGLPPDCAAAPPPQEPAGSVPPEDSRPG, translated from the coding sequence GTGCGCCAGCCCGACGGCACCACCTACAGCTACGAGCAGGCGGCGCGAGAGATCACCCGGCGTGGCACTCCCGTCTCGCACACCACCCTGTGGAAGCTGCGCACCGGCAGGACCGACGACCTGTCGGTGAGCCACCTGGTCGCCATCGCCGACTTCTTCGGCGTCGAGCCCGCGTACTTCTTCGACGACGCCTACGCCGCGCAGGCCAACGTCCGGCTGGAGCTGCTGCCCGCCATGAAGGACGCGGGCGTGCGCAGGATCGCCATGCGCGCCGCCGGTCTGTCGCACTCCAGCATCGAGAACATCGCCAACATGATCGCCCACCTGCGCACGCTCGAAGGGCTCCCGCCGGACTGCGCCGCCGCGCCGCCGCCGCAGGAGCCCGCCGGGAGCGTTCCGCCGGAGGACTCCCGCCCCGGCTGA